The following proteins are co-located in the Gorilla gorilla gorilla isolate KB3781 chromosome 7, NHGRI_mGorGor1-v2.1_pri, whole genome shotgun sequence genome:
- the RECQL4 gene encoding ATP-dependent DNA helicase Q4 isoform X8: MHKHSQGHKVPVTQGASPAAACSILKTKSQPSPCDRLENEDLGLAQGHSLSDKPGKGAGEDTLAPRPFFLSTFPHTRQTNRALVTGGHQSRRPGHQGRQAPPCDAPSPPAGRRERDGPRSPAFREDAPARLLRASSRGRRWTLRSFASRAGPAPPGRDDVEAAPEETRALYREYRTLKRTTGQTGGGPRSSESLPAAAEEAPEPRCWGPHLNRAATKSPQPTPGRSCQGSVPDYGQRLKANLKGTLQAGPALGRRPWPLGRSSSKTSTPKPPGTGPVPSFAEKVSDEPPQLPEPQPRPGRLQHLQASLSQRLGSLDPGWLQRCHSEVPDFLGAPKTCRPDLGSEESQLLIPGESAVLGPGAGSQGPEASALQEVSIRAGSPQPSSSGGKKRRRNEEPWGSPAQVQQESSQAGPPSEGAGAVALEEDLPGEPVQAQPPQPCSSPSNPRYYGLSPSSQARAGKAEGTAHLHIFPRLARHDRGNYVRLNMKQKHYVRGRALRGRLLRKQAWKQKWRKKGKCFGGGGATVTTKESCFLNEQFDRWAAQCPRPASEEDTDPVGPEPLVPSPQPVPEVPSLDPTVLPLYSLGPSGQLAETPAEVFQALEQLGHQAFRPGQERAVMRILSGISTLLVLPTGAGKSLCYQLPALLYTRRSPCLTLVVSPLLSLMDDQVSGLPPCLKAACIHSGMTRKQRESVLQKIRAAQVHVLMLTPEALVGAGGLPPAAQLPPVAFACIDEAHCLSQWSHNFRPCYLRVCKVLRERMGVHCFLGLTATATRRTASDVAQHLAVAEGPDLHGPAPVPANLHLSVSMDRDTDQALLTLLQGKRFRNLDSIIIYCNRREDTERIAALLRTCLHAARVPGSGGHAPKTTAEAYHAGMCIRERRRVQRAFMQGQLRVVVATVAFGMGLDRPDVRAVLHLGLPPSFESYVQAVGRAGRDGQPAHCHLFLQPQGEDLRELRRHVHADSTDFLAVKRLVQRVFPACTCTCTRPPSEQEGAVGGERPVPKYPPQEAEQLGHQAAPGPRRVCMGHERALPIQLTVQALDMPEEGEEPGVSHRGVEGLSPRPLSPALPPAIETLLCYLELHPHHWLELLATTYTHCRLNCPGGPAQLQALAHRCPPLAVCLAQRLPEDPGQGSSSVEFDMVKLVDSMGWELASVRRALCQLQWDHEPRTGVRRGTGVLVEFSELAFHLRSPGDLTAEEKDQICDFLYGRVQARERQALARLRRTFQAFHSVAFPSCRPCLEQQDEERSTKLKDLLGRYFEEEEEQGQEPGGMEDAQGPEPGQARLQDWEDQVRCDIRQFLSLRPEEKFSGRAVARIFHGIGSPCYPAQVYGQDRRFWRKYLHLSFHALVGLATEELLRVAR; the protein is encoded by the exons ATGCACAAACACTCCCAAGGCCACAAGGTACCTGTGACACAGGGTGCCAGCCCTGCTGCTGCCTGTAGCATCCTCAAAACTAAATCGCAGCCATCTCCCTGTGACAGATTAGAAAATGAAGACCTCGgcctggcccaaggtcacagcctgagtgacaagccAGGGAAGGGGGCTGGGGAAGACACTCTGGCCCCAAGGCCCTTCTTTTTGTCGACTTTTCCACATACAA GACAGACCAACCGAGCACTTGTCACGGGAGGACACCAAAGCAGACGGCCTGGCCACCAAGGGAGGCAGGCACCTCCGTGCGAcgccccctcccctcccgccGGCCGCAGGGAACGCGACGGTCCTCGGTCGCCTGCGTTTCGCGAAGACGCCCCCGCCCGGCTCCTCCGGGCCTCGAGCCGCGGGAGGCGCTGGACCCTCCGCTCTTTCGCCTCCCGAGCGGGGCCTGCTCCTCCAGGTCGG GACGACGTGGAGGCGGCGCCGGAGGAGACCCGCG CGCTCTACCGGGAGTACCGCACTCTGAAGCGTACCACGGGCCAGACCGGCGGCGGGCCCCGCAGCTCCGAGTCGCTCCCCGCGGCGGCCGAAGAG GCGCCAGAGCCCCGCTGCTGGGGGCCCCATCTGAATCGGGCTGCGACCAAGAGTCCACAGCCTACGCCAGGGCGGAGCTGCCAGGGCTCGGTGCCGGACTACGGGCAGCGGCTCAAGGCCAATCTCAAAGGCACCCTGCAG GCCGGACCAGCCCTGGGCCGCAGACCCTGGCCTCTAGGAAGATCCTCATCCAAGACGTCCACCCCAAAGCCCCCAGGTACAGGGCCTGTTCCTTCCTTTGCAGAAAAAGTCAGTGATGAGCCTCCACAGCTCCCTGAGCCCCAGCCAAGGCCAGGCCGGCTCCAGCATCTGCAGGCATCCCTGAGCCAGCGGCTGGGCTCCCTAGATCCTGGCTGGTTACAGCGATGTCACAGTGAGGTCCCAGATTTTCTGGGGGCCCCCAAAACCTGCAGGCCTGATCTAGGCTCAGAGGAATCACAACTTCTGATCCCTGGTGAGTCGGCTGTGCTTGGTCCTGGTGCTGGCTCCCAGGGCCCAGAGGCTTCAGCCCTCCAAGAAGTCAGCATCCGTGCAGGGAGCCCCCAGCCCAGCAGCAGTGGAGGCAAGAAGCGGAGACGGAATGAGGAGCCCTGGGGGAGCCCCGCACAGGTCCAGCAGGAGAGCAGCCAAGCTGGACCCCCATCAGAGGGGGCTGGGGCTGTAGCACTTGAGGAAGACCTTCCAGGGGAACCTGTACAGGCACAGCCACCTCAGCCCTGCAGCAGCCCATCGAACCCCAGGTACTACGGACTCAGCCCCTCCAGTCAAGCTAGGGCTGGGAAGGCTGAGGGCACAGCCCACCTGCACATCTTCCCTAGGCTGGCCCGCCATGACAGGGGCAATTACGTACGGCTCAACATGAAGCAGAAACACTACGTGCGGGGCCGGGCACTCCGTGGCAGGCTCCTCCGCAAGCAG GCATGGAAGCAGAAGTGGCGGAAGAAAGGGAAGTGTTTTGGGGGGGGTGGTGCCACAGTCACAACCAAGGAGTCTTGTTTCCTGAACGAGCAGTTCGATCGCTGGGCAGCCCAGTGTCCCCGGCCAG caAGTGAGGAAGACACAGACCCTGTTGGGCCTGAGCCACTGGTTCCTTCACCACAACCTGTACCTGAGGTGCCCAGCCTGGACCCCACCGTGCTGCCACTCTACTCCCTGGGGCCCTCAGGGCAGCTGGCAG AGACGCCGGCTGAGGTGTTCCAGGCCCTGGAGCAGCTGGGGCACCAAGCCTTTCGCCCTGGGCAGGAGCGTGCAGTCATGCGGATCCTGTCTG GCATCTCCACGCTGCTGGTGCTGCCTACAGGTGCCGGCAAGTCCCTGTGCTACCAGCTCCCGGCGCTGCTCTACACCCGGCGCAGCCCCTGCCTCACGTTGGTCGTCTCTCCCCTGCTGTCACTCATGGATGACCAG GTGTctggcctgccaccatgtctCAAGGCGGCCTGTATACACTCAGGCATGACCAGGAAGCAACGGGAATCTGTCCTGCAGAAG ATTCGGGCAGCCCAGGTACATGTGCTGATGCTGACACCTGAGGCGCTGGTGGGGGCGGGAGGCCTCCCTCCAGCCGCACAGCTGCCTCCAGTTGCTTTTGCCTGCATTGATGAGGCCCACTGCCTCTCCCAGTGGTCCCACAACTTCCGGCCCTGCTACCTGCGCGTCTGCAAG GTGCTTCGGGAGCGCATGGGCGTGCACTGCTTCCTGGGCCTCACAGCCACAGCCACACGCCGCACTGCCAGTGACGTGGCACAGCACCTGGCTGTGGCTGAAGGGCCTGACCTCCATGGGCCAGCCCCAGTTCCCGCCAACCTGCACCTTTCCGTGTCCATGGACAGGGACACAGACCAG GCACTGTTGACGCTGCTGCAAGGCAAACGTTTTCGAAACCTGGATTCCATTATCATTTACTGCAACCGGCGCGAGGACACAGAGCGGATCGCTGCGCTTCTCCGAACCTGCCTGCACGCAGCCCGGGTCCCAGGGTCTGGAG GTCATGCCCCCAAAACCACGGCTGAGGCCTACCACGCGGGCATGTGCATCCGGGAACGGCGGCGGGTACAGCGAGCCTTCATGCAGGGCCAGTTGCGGGTGGTGGTGGCCACGGTGGCCTTTGGGATGGGGCTGGACCGGCCAGATGTGCGGGCTGTGCTGCATCTGGGGCTGCCCCCAAGCTTCGAGAGCTACGTGCAGGCCGTGGGCCGGGCCGGGCGTGACGGGCAGCCTGCCCACTGCCACCTCTTCCTGCAGCCCCAG GGCGAAGACCTGCGAGAGCTGCGCAGACACGTGCACGCCGACAGCACGGACTTCCTGGCTGTGAAGAGGCTGGTACAGCGCGTGTTCCCAGCCTGCACCTGCACCTGCACCAGGCCACCCTCGGAGCAGGAAGGGGCCGTGGGTGGGGAGAGGCCTGTGCCCAAGTACCCCCCTCAAGAGGCTGAGCAGCTTGGCCACCAAGCAGCCCCAGGACCCAGAAGGGTCTGCATGGGCCATGAGCGGGCACTCCCAATACAGCTTACCGTACAGGCTTTGGACATGCCGGAGGAGGGTGAGGAACCTGGGGTAAGCCACAGGGGTGTGGAGGGGCTGTCCCCGCGTCCCCTGAGCCCTGCTCTGCCCCCAGCCATTGAGACTTTGCTGTGCTACCTGGAGCTGCACCCACACCACTGGCTGGAGCTGCTGGCGACCACCTATACCCATTGCCGTCTGAACTGCCCTGGGGGCCCTGCCCAGCTCCAGGCCCTGGCCCACAG GTGTCCCCCTTTGGCTGTGTGCTTGGCCCAGCGGCTGCCTGAGGACCCAGGGCAAGGCAGCAGCTCCGTGGAGTTTGACATGGTCAAGCTGGTGGACTCCATGGGCTGGGAGCTGGCCTCTGTGCGGCGGGCTCTCTGCCAGCTGCAGTGGGACCACGAGCCCAGGACAG GTGTGCGGCGTGGGACAGGGGTGCTTGTGGAGTTCAGTGAGCTGGCCTTCCACCTTCGCAGCCCGGGGGACCTGACCGCTGAGGAAAAGGACCAGATCTGTGACTTCCTCTATGGCCGTGTGCAGGCCCGGGAGCGCCAGGCCCTGGCCCGTCTGCGCAGAACCTTCCAGGCCTTTCACAG CGTAGCCTTCCCCAGCTGCAGGCCCTGCCTGGAGCAGCAGGATGAGGAGCGCAGCACCAAGCTCAAGGACCTGCTCGGCCGCTActttgaggaagaggaagagcaaGGGCAGGAGCCGGGAGGCATGGAGGATGCACAGGGCCCCGAGCCAGGGCAGGCCAGA CTCCAGGATTGGGAGGACCAGGTCCGCTGCGACATCCGCCAGTTCCTGTCCCTGAGGCCAGAGGAGAAGTTCTCCGGCAGGGCTGTGGCCCGCATCTTCCACGGCATCG GAAGCCCCTGCTACCCGGCCCAGGTGTATGGGCAGGACCGACGCTTCTGGAGAAAATACCTGCACCTGAGCTTCCATGCCCTGGTGGGCCTGGCCACGGAAGAGCTCCTGCGGGTGGCCCGCTGA
- the RECQL4 gene encoding ATP-dependent DNA helicase Q4 isoform X4 has product MHKHSQGHKVPVTQGASPAAACSILKTKSQPSPCDRLENEDLGLAQGHSLSDKPGKGAGEDTLAPRPFFLSTFPHTRQTNRALVTGGHQSRRPGHQGRQAPPCDAPSPPAGRRERDGPRSPAFREDAPARLLRASSRGRRWTLRSFASRAGPAPPGRDDVEAAPEETRALYREYRTLKRTTGQTGGGPRSSESLPAAAEEAPEPRCWGPHLNRAATKSPQPTPGRSCQGSVPDYGQRLKANLKGTLQAGPALGRRPWPLGRSSSKTSTPKPPGTGPVPSFAEKVSDEPPQLPEPQPRPGRLQHLQASLSQRLGSLDPGWLQRCHSEVPDFLGAPKTCRPDLGSEESQLLIPGESAVLGPGAGSQGPEASALQEVSIRAGSPQPSSSGGKKRRRNEEPWGSPAQVQQESSQAGPPSEGAGAVALEEDLPGEPVQAQPPQPCSSPSNPRYYGLSPSSQARAGKAEGTAHLHIFPRLARHDRGNYVRLNMKQKHYVRGRALRGRLLRKQVRQRRARTGIPFPSPQPSCISRPVTLLCGHPPGMEAEVAEEREVFWGGWCHSHNQGVLFPERAVRSLGSPVSPASEEDTDPVGPEPLVPSPQPVPEVPSLDPTVLPLYSLGPSGQLAETPAEVFQALEQLGHQAFRPGQERAVMRILSGISTLLVLPTGAGKSLCYQLPALLYTRRSPCLTLVVSPLLSLMDDQVSGLPPCLKAACIHSGMTRKQRESVLQKIRAAQVHVLMLTPEALVGAGGLPPAAQLPPVAFACIDEAHCLSQWSHNFRPCYLRVCKVLRERMGVHCFLGLTATATRRTASDVAQHLAVAEGPDLHGPAPVPANLHLSVSMDRDTDQALLTLLQGKRFRNLDSIIIYCNRREDTERIAALLRTCLHAARVPGSGGHAPKTTAEAYHAGMCIRERRRVQRAFMQGQLRVVVATVAFGMGLDRPDVRAVLHLGLPPSFESYVQAVGRAGRDGQPAHCHLFLQPQGEDLRELRRHVHADSTDFLAVKRLVQRVFPACTCTCTRPPSEQEGAVGGERPVPKYPPQEAEQLGHQAAPGPRRVCMGHERALPIQLTVQALDMPEEGEEPGVSHRGVEGLSPRPLSPALPPAIETLLCYLELHPHHWLELLATTYTHCRLNCPGGPAQLQALAHRCPPLAVCLAQRLPEDPGQGSSSVEFDMVKLVDSMGWELASVRRALCQLQWDHEPRTGVRRGTGVLVEFSELAFHLRSPGDLTAEEKDQICDFLYGRVQARERQALARLRRTFQAFHSVAFPSCRPCLEQQDEERSTKLKDLLGRYFEEEEEQGQEPGGMEDAQGPEPGQARLQDWEDQVRCDIRQFLSLRPEEKFSGRAVARIFHGIGSPCYPAQVYGQDRRFWRKYLHLSFHALVGLATEELLRVAR; this is encoded by the exons ATGCACAAACACTCCCAAGGCCACAAGGTACCTGTGACACAGGGTGCCAGCCCTGCTGCTGCCTGTAGCATCCTCAAAACTAAATCGCAGCCATCTCCCTGTGACAGATTAGAAAATGAAGACCTCGgcctggcccaaggtcacagcctgagtgacaagccAGGGAAGGGGGCTGGGGAAGACACTCTGGCCCCAAGGCCCTTCTTTTTGTCGACTTTTCCACATACAA GACAGACCAACCGAGCACTTGTCACGGGAGGACACCAAAGCAGACGGCCTGGCCACCAAGGGAGGCAGGCACCTCCGTGCGAcgccccctcccctcccgccGGCCGCAGGGAACGCGACGGTCCTCGGTCGCCTGCGTTTCGCGAAGACGCCCCCGCCCGGCTCCTCCGGGCCTCGAGCCGCGGGAGGCGCTGGACCCTCCGCTCTTTCGCCTCCCGAGCGGGGCCTGCTCCTCCAGGTCGG GACGACGTGGAGGCGGCGCCGGAGGAGACCCGCG CGCTCTACCGGGAGTACCGCACTCTGAAGCGTACCACGGGCCAGACCGGCGGCGGGCCCCGCAGCTCCGAGTCGCTCCCCGCGGCGGCCGAAGAG GCGCCAGAGCCCCGCTGCTGGGGGCCCCATCTGAATCGGGCTGCGACCAAGAGTCCACAGCCTACGCCAGGGCGGAGCTGCCAGGGCTCGGTGCCGGACTACGGGCAGCGGCTCAAGGCCAATCTCAAAGGCACCCTGCAG GCCGGACCAGCCCTGGGCCGCAGACCCTGGCCTCTAGGAAGATCCTCATCCAAGACGTCCACCCCAAAGCCCCCAGGTACAGGGCCTGTTCCTTCCTTTGCAGAAAAAGTCAGTGATGAGCCTCCACAGCTCCCTGAGCCCCAGCCAAGGCCAGGCCGGCTCCAGCATCTGCAGGCATCCCTGAGCCAGCGGCTGGGCTCCCTAGATCCTGGCTGGTTACAGCGATGTCACAGTGAGGTCCCAGATTTTCTGGGGGCCCCCAAAACCTGCAGGCCTGATCTAGGCTCAGAGGAATCACAACTTCTGATCCCTGGTGAGTCGGCTGTGCTTGGTCCTGGTGCTGGCTCCCAGGGCCCAGAGGCTTCAGCCCTCCAAGAAGTCAGCATCCGTGCAGGGAGCCCCCAGCCCAGCAGCAGTGGAGGCAAGAAGCGGAGACGGAATGAGGAGCCCTGGGGGAGCCCCGCACAGGTCCAGCAGGAGAGCAGCCAAGCTGGACCCCCATCAGAGGGGGCTGGGGCTGTAGCACTTGAGGAAGACCTTCCAGGGGAACCTGTACAGGCACAGCCACCTCAGCCCTGCAGCAGCCCATCGAACCCCAGGTACTACGGACTCAGCCCCTCCAGTCAAGCTAGGGCTGGGAAGGCTGAGGGCACAGCCCACCTGCACATCTTCCCTAGGCTGGCCCGCCATGACAGGGGCAATTACGTACGGCTCAACATGAAGCAGAAACACTACGTGCGGGGCCGGGCACTCCGTGGCAGGCTCCTCCGCAAGCAGGTAAGACAGCGACGGGCCAGGACAGgcattccctttccctcccctcagcCCTCCTGTATTTCCCGCCCAGTGACCCTCCTATGTGGGCACCCCCCAGGCATGGAAGCAGAAGTGGCGGAAGAAAGGGAAGTGTTTTGGGGGGGGTGGTGCCACAGTCACAACCAAGGAGTCTTGTTTCCTGAACGAGCAGTTCGATCGCTGGGCAGCCCAGTGTCCCCGGCCAG TGAGGAAGACACAGACCCTGTTGGGCCTGAGCCACTGGTTCCTTCACCACAACCTGTACCTGAGGTGCCCAGCCTGGACCCCACCGTGCTGCCACTCTACTCCCTGGGGCCCTCAGGGCAGCTGGCAG AGACGCCGGCTGAGGTGTTCCAGGCCCTGGAGCAGCTGGGGCACCAAGCCTTTCGCCCTGGGCAGGAGCGTGCAGTCATGCGGATCCTGTCTG GCATCTCCACGCTGCTGGTGCTGCCTACAGGTGCCGGCAAGTCCCTGTGCTACCAGCTCCCGGCGCTGCTCTACACCCGGCGCAGCCCCTGCCTCACGTTGGTCGTCTCTCCCCTGCTGTCACTCATGGATGACCAG GTGTctggcctgccaccatgtctCAAGGCGGCCTGTATACACTCAGGCATGACCAGGAAGCAACGGGAATCTGTCCTGCAGAAG ATTCGGGCAGCCCAGGTACATGTGCTGATGCTGACACCTGAGGCGCTGGTGGGGGCGGGAGGCCTCCCTCCAGCCGCACAGCTGCCTCCAGTTGCTTTTGCCTGCATTGATGAGGCCCACTGCCTCTCCCAGTGGTCCCACAACTTCCGGCCCTGCTACCTGCGCGTCTGCAAG GTGCTTCGGGAGCGCATGGGCGTGCACTGCTTCCTGGGCCTCACAGCCACAGCCACACGCCGCACTGCCAGTGACGTGGCACAGCACCTGGCTGTGGCTGAAGGGCCTGACCTCCATGGGCCAGCCCCAGTTCCCGCCAACCTGCACCTTTCCGTGTCCATGGACAGGGACACAGACCAG GCACTGTTGACGCTGCTGCAAGGCAAACGTTTTCGAAACCTGGATTCCATTATCATTTACTGCAACCGGCGCGAGGACACAGAGCGGATCGCTGCGCTTCTCCGAACCTGCCTGCACGCAGCCCGGGTCCCAGGGTCTGGAG GTCATGCCCCCAAAACCACGGCTGAGGCCTACCACGCGGGCATGTGCATCCGGGAACGGCGGCGGGTACAGCGAGCCTTCATGCAGGGCCAGTTGCGGGTGGTGGTGGCCACGGTGGCCTTTGGGATGGGGCTGGACCGGCCAGATGTGCGGGCTGTGCTGCATCTGGGGCTGCCCCCAAGCTTCGAGAGCTACGTGCAGGCCGTGGGCCGGGCCGGGCGTGACGGGCAGCCTGCCCACTGCCACCTCTTCCTGCAGCCCCAG GGCGAAGACCTGCGAGAGCTGCGCAGACACGTGCACGCCGACAGCACGGACTTCCTGGCTGTGAAGAGGCTGGTACAGCGCGTGTTCCCAGCCTGCACCTGCACCTGCACCAGGCCACCCTCGGAGCAGGAAGGGGCCGTGGGTGGGGAGAGGCCTGTGCCCAAGTACCCCCCTCAAGAGGCTGAGCAGCTTGGCCACCAAGCAGCCCCAGGACCCAGAAGGGTCTGCATGGGCCATGAGCGGGCACTCCCAATACAGCTTACCGTACAGGCTTTGGACATGCCGGAGGAGGGTGAGGAACCTGGGGTAAGCCACAGGGGTGTGGAGGGGCTGTCCCCGCGTCCCCTGAGCCCTGCTCTGCCCCCAGCCATTGAGACTTTGCTGTGCTACCTGGAGCTGCACCCACACCACTGGCTGGAGCTGCTGGCGACCACCTATACCCATTGCCGTCTGAACTGCCCTGGGGGCCCTGCCCAGCTCCAGGCCCTGGCCCACAG GTGTCCCCCTTTGGCTGTGTGCTTGGCCCAGCGGCTGCCTGAGGACCCAGGGCAAGGCAGCAGCTCCGTGGAGTTTGACATGGTCAAGCTGGTGGACTCCATGGGCTGGGAGCTGGCCTCTGTGCGGCGGGCTCTCTGCCAGCTGCAGTGGGACCACGAGCCCAGGACAG GTGTGCGGCGTGGGACAGGGGTGCTTGTGGAGTTCAGTGAGCTGGCCTTCCACCTTCGCAGCCCGGGGGACCTGACCGCTGAGGAAAAGGACCAGATCTGTGACTTCCTCTATGGCCGTGTGCAGGCCCGGGAGCGCCAGGCCCTGGCCCGTCTGCGCAGAACCTTCCAGGCCTTTCACAG CGTAGCCTTCCCCAGCTGCAGGCCCTGCCTGGAGCAGCAGGATGAGGAGCGCAGCACCAAGCTCAAGGACCTGCTCGGCCGCTActttgaggaagaggaagagcaaGGGCAGGAGCCGGGAGGCATGGAGGATGCACAGGGCCCCGAGCCAGGGCAGGCCAGA CTCCAGGATTGGGAGGACCAGGTCCGCTGCGACATCCGCCAGTTCCTGTCCCTGAGGCCAGAGGAGAAGTTCTCCGGCAGGGCTGTGGCCCGCATCTTCCACGGCATCG GAAGCCCCTGCTACCCGGCCCAGGTGTATGGGCAGGACCGACGCTTCTGGAGAAAATACCTGCACCTGAGCTTCCATGCCCTGGTGGGCCTGGCCACGGAAGAGCTCCTGCGGGTGGCCCGCTGA